A genomic stretch from Sulfurimonas sediminis includes:
- a CDS encoding cation transporter: MKDLSQLLLLLFFALTFTVGCSDEKKETKVVTVKKSDIVLKTIGVNGMTCMGCEVTLEGAVSKIEGVVKVKASAKNNQAAVEFDKTKTDEESIRKSIIESGYEVN; this comes from the coding sequence ATGAAAGATTTAAGTCAACTGCTGCTATTACTGTTTTTTGCACTCACTTTTACGGTAGGGTGCAGTGATGAGAAAAAAGAAACAAAGGTTGTTACCGTAAAAAAGTCGGATATAGTACTAAAAACCATTGGTGTGAACGGAATGACCTGTATGGGGTGTGAAGTCACACTTGAGGGCGCAGTTTCCAAGATAGAAGGTGTTGTAAAAGTGAAAGCCTCTGCAAAAAACAACCAGGCAGCAGTAGAGTTTGACAAAACAAAAACAGATGAGGAAAGTATCAGAAAAAGTATTATAGAATCAGGGTATGAGGTGAACTGA
- a CDS encoding DUF4395 domain-containing protein — protein MSLFFNFGETVSEFDFKVINEREARASAGIMFLLGLLSLFSVYQFRTLLWAELFSITFIFEFFVRMFINPKYAPYMLLASVIVANQKPEWVEAKPKQFAWALGMLLGVIMTYYLVFDIISLTRLGICILCLALLFLESAFGICLGCLLYHQLNIRLSRCPGGVCEFGVSRREIKYRYVVLSLFATLFILTYLGLQEYKYTPLHKVVIIEG, from the coding sequence ATGAGTCTGTTTTTTAACTTTGGAGAAACTGTTTCTGAGTTTGACTTTAAAGTGATAAATGAAAGAGAGGCACGAGCAAGTGCCGGTATAATGTTCCTATTGGGATTGCTAAGCCTTTTTAGTGTGTATCAATTTCGTACACTTTTATGGGCAGAACTGTTTTCTATAACTTTTATCTTTGAATTTTTTGTGCGAATGTTTATTAACCCGAAATATGCTCCCTATATGCTTCTTGCTTCTGTTATAGTGGCAAATCAGAAACCGGAATGGGTGGAAGCAAAACCAAAACAATTTGCCTGGGCATTAGGAATGCTTTTGGGTGTGATAATGACATATTATCTGGTGTTTGACATTATTTCTTTGACACGTTTAGGTATTTGTATTCTTTGTTTAGCACTGCTTTTTTTAGAATCTGCATTTGGAATTTGTTTAGGATGTCTTCTGTATCACCAGTTGAATATTAGATTGAGCAGATGCCCTGGAGGTGTATGTGAGTTTGGTGTATCAAGAAGAGAGATAAAGTACAGGTATGTTGTTTTGTCATTGTTTGCAACTCTTTTTATTCTGACATATTTGGGGCTTCAGGAATATAAATATACTCCTTTGCATAAAGTTGTGATTATAGAAGGGTAA